Proteins from a single region of Hermetia illucens chromosome 3, iHerIll2.2.curated.20191125, whole genome shotgun sequence:
- the LOC119652301 gene encoding uncharacterized protein LOC119652301, translating to MFKLIYTCNLLILMTYLVFCDEHPQHPNNLASTFSEINSDGTFELSSAAGNTIILLAGSMIEINGTQSFEIFGYYSNGTCLIKWDANGTYISGCAPPVAPALAPRTVATILG from the exons ATGTTTAAGTTGATCTACACCTGCAACTTGTTAATTTTGATGACCTACTTAGTTTTCTGCGATGAACATCCACAACACCCGAACAATTTAGCCAGTACTTTTAGTGAAATTAATAGCGATGGCACTTTCGAACTCAG TTCAGCAGCAGGCAATACCATCATACTACTTGCAGGCTCCATGATAGAAATAAATGGAACTCAATCATTTGAAATTTTCGGTTACTATAGCAATGGAACTTGCCTTATAAAGTGGGATGCAAATGGAACTTATATTTCTGGTTGCGCACCACCTG tGGCTCCTGCTCTTGCACCAAGAACCGTGGCAACGATCCTTggataa